Genomic segment of Populus nigra chromosome 6, ddPopNigr1.1, whole genome shotgun sequence:
caaaaaaacaaaaatgaaaatgaaaatgagaagAGAAGATACCATTTAGAACCAAAAACGCCTCTGTTGAAGAGTTGGTTTAAGAGGGACATTGATCGATGCTTAAACAGAGACGGGTTTCTGGTTATGATTCAGTTCGAGGTTGGTTTTTTCGATCGTCGATCTTAATACTGCACAGTTAACTATATTGCGCAGGTCAATGTCCACGGCAGTTTTTCTCAATTGAgaataaagaaacaagaaagattGAAAATACTTCGTCTTCTTTCTTTGCGacaaattttgatttcaagaaGTAATCTGATCCGTCCATTCTCTTAAAAAGTAAAACTGCTTCCCTATTTGTTTCCATATGTATAAATCACCAAATCCacgtggaaaataaaaataaccttgtaatttttttttattaataaatatcaaatatattattttatcttgataCATGCCAAAAATGAAAAGACTTCTACCctgtataaaataatatttattctcTTGTGTCACAGtgcaaaatacatgccaataaaTTTAACTCtgttatattcttaaaaaataaattaatttatatatcacACACcaccttaaataatataaaataatctttttaaatcaTGACTTACACTTTATTTTGACAATTAGAACTCTAagaaaaatgtttaaaattatattcacaaaaatcaataattaaaataataaaattagtaacCTCTAATGTCGTGCGCTACTGAAATAAAAggagaacataaaaaaaaccaaatgagataacaaaaacttattttacaGCACGCGCTATCTAAAATGCACGGCGTCTTCCACGTGCTAATACgtacatgtttttatatttaaaaatcatagaTTAAATAGTAAATTGTATTATAACTCTCAACCAAAtcaattattacaaaaaaaaagtgagaaaaagACAATAATATACATGTTTCAATAGCTTAAATTTTTTGTCTTTAAGGTTATATACATGATCTCATTTgtattctaaaaagaaaaaagataacaatACCCTTATCTTATAGCGTTAGTTGTTTtatcctaataatattttaggtttttttatttataaatatattacatAGATAGAATACCTCTAAACAAATCTATAAGAACTAatgcattatatataaaaaaaatacttctaaaTGAAAGACAAACAACTTTTattaagaaagataaaaaaagtcaCTACATTATATTATTGAATAGGAAAGTATAAGGGAGAATATAGTGTTTTCTCTTACCTTCTATTTTAATTGTTtggtaattttcataaaattataaatttagcaACCTGAAAGGAATTGATGCTTGTCGATGTCCGTATCGCAACAGCTCTTGTCTCAACGctcaaaatattcaaaacacctctttttttattattattattgtcatttcaagtgcctttttagtttttacgGGATCGCTCGAGCTCAAATATTTTATAGGCATGTGCTGTGTTGTCATTCTGAGAACATCGTTCATTTACGAAATGTCCGCACTGCTCTGTAGAGCAATACTTCAGGAAAcagcttttaaaaatattttttatttataaatatattgaaataatattttattattatttttaaaatttatttttaaatatatagaaacagttttaaaatattattttgaaacaaaaaaattatatatttttcaaaatacttttaaaacataaaaacaaaagacttCTTATactgattttatatataataacaatggCATGCTTTCGGAGCGGCAGCCATCACTAACCCTGCAAGGATCGGAAGAGAGATTCTTCCATTTCGCAACGCATCGATTAAAAATGGCTCATAACCTCAGAAAGTTGTTCTGCATATGCTATTCCAATGAAGCCAATACGATTACGATAATCCAAGTTTTGAGTACAgccatttttatttgaacatctTTTGTGTGTTATGCTATAGCTATCCACGAACATCATTTGAAGTACCAACCTAGCAATCTGTCATTATACTTCATAATTCTCAATGAACAAACACCATTGACTGAACTGAAATTTGTCTTGGTTTCCGGCTCCTCCTAAAAATTAGCATTGTtaactaaatttgaaaaattggtTGGGAACGGGTGGTGACTATCCCAATAGCCAGAGGCAGGGCGAGGAAATCGCATAGAGAACTGTAGCatggaaataatattttacgTAGCCGAGCATCTGGAATCAAGCCACGCAATAATATCATCAAAGACTGCAAAGATTTTGGTATCAGGCTCCCCTTCAAGAATGCTGTGATAGGCCCCTTCATAGAGCTTTAGCGTTTTGTCCTTGCTAGAGGCCTTCTGATAGAGAAACTGGCTAACTAAAGGATCTGTCACCTTATCAGCAGCTCCATGAAGAATCAACAATGGGGATGAAACCTGCAACATGAGTGAATCGATCAACTTATCTTGATATTTATGTGTTTGTGTGTATAACATCAAAAGCACACACTGCGTTGTTGAGGCAACAAAGATAGATGAAGGAatcatgaaaatacaataagaCAAAACCCAACCTTTTCCACTTGTTTCTCAATATCCTTGGTAGCATTTAGGAGCTCCACAGCAGTTTTCAATCGCATTTGGTCATTGTAACAGATAACATTATAGTCGGCCTGAAGTAGAAATAAAgaacaaagattttttttgtgaaagcATCTAGGGAATACTGAAcgtttgaaatttaaaacacaCAATTACATCTACCAGAAAATTCCAGGAAGAAATTTGTGACTTCTTTGAGTGAACATTCACTCACTTACtgattttcagattttttttatggactaCACATGAGTTCTTAAATGttataaaagagaaaacaagTTGATATGGGAATGTTGCAGAAGTTAGGAGAAAGCAGTAAGCCCTGATTTTACAGATTAGTGACGGCTAAGTTTCTTTATGAGGTTATGATTTGATCTATATGCTAGCAGATTTTGAATTATAAGTATAAATGCACAATAGGGTTTTCTTTATTCATATTAGCAGATTCTGAATTATTGGGTTTACTGGCTATAATCAAGTAGATGTTCATTTTGCATTCAAATATGAGAAATGCTATAGTGATGTTCAGAAGGCAATTCATCTTGGTAGAAATGAAGATGCATGGGTTCTTCACTTAATTGTAATCATTGGAAAACCAATCAAATAACCTATTGAAAAGCTTGAGGAGCATATTATTCATCAATGCTGTAAGGTTGTCAGACAAAACCAACATAAAACCAATTAATTTTCGAAATAAAGCAACAAAGTTACTGGGCACTTGAGGCCCAATAATGAGCTTGGTTTTCAATTGTCACGTTTAAAACACCAAACAGCATGACAGTGAGGCTCGTTGTGGCAGCAAGTGAGAGGATTGGTTCAATATGATACAAGTCTTCTGAACAGAGAGTAAATAGAATACgcaccatttttcttttcttcaggTCTCTGAAGCAAAGTGCTGCTAGATCTTTCTGTGGCAAGAGCTTTGCTTTTGGCATAACTTTAGAAAGAAGAATTAATGCCTTAAGAACTGGTGCTGGGGGCTGAACATCCTCTGCAATCTTGGCAAGAACTTGAGGTTAGAAAATCTTAAAGTAATCATGAGTAGCTTTCTGCAGATAAAATAGTTATGCTTGCAACTTAAAAACCCAGAGAAGTCAGACCCAGAAAGAGcaaacaaatattaatccacGTGTCTGTTTATGAAGCGCGATGATGATCCTACACACCTAAGTGATGATAAGATAATAGTGATCAATTTGCAATAGCAATATCATGTGTCCCCATTTGCAAAATTAAAGAAGCAAACAGATGGTTAAACTCAGGTGCAAATTGTAGCCACCACTCTTATCACTGGTCAAAAGAATCACAGACAACTGTTTGAGATCCTGCATCTGCCGTCTTTTATGTCAACTTTCCAGTATCAGATGCCATTGATCTATATTGTCAGGCCAAAGTTGATTAAGCAAACCATGTCTTTCAGAAAGTTCAATTCCTTCCTGAGCACTATTTTAATCATTATGATAAGGGCTGTTTGTTAAAGAAATTGTTGAAACCTccaaagcaaaactttttgccAAAGATTATATACCAAGGCTTTGCTTGTCTCTGATAATGATGAAATCAGGCAAGGTAAGAGCGGTGACAGTAGATCACTTcgcaaaattcaaaaatcagtATGCAGAGCTAAAGGACCACATATGAGCTTATTCAGTGGACTTGGTAACATGTCTGAGTGATGATAAACTGTTCTACAGTCTGACTAGAACTTCTGCTGCTGAGGCACGCTATTAACCTCCATGGCAGCTGAAAACTGTTTGTCAAACATGAAATTCCTAACAGAAACCCACGAATATATGAACATGGCGCGTGAATTTATGACGATCTATTAGTATGCTACACTCCAGGATATGAGCTGGCTAGGCATTTATAAATATGCTTTTCCAAATTTGACAGCATACTGATGCACTTCTTCAATCGGGTACCAAATGTAGGAGATTTGCTTTTTGCAAAGTGCAATTAACTATTTGTTCTCTCATGAAATAAGGGAAGGGAAGCTTGTAAATAATCCACATACTTAAACAGGCGCAGAAATGCAAATGGACTACCAATGAGctcattaaaaagaaaggacTCACTAAAACTATCTCTGTAGTAGGAGAAAGGATGGGCTTACTCTACACATAGGGGCTACAAGGATTATGCCATCCCATGCACGTGGTTCTTTTAGATGAACTTTGAGAGCAACAGCTCCTCCCATGGACTGCCCCAGTAAGAAGCAGGGCAGCCCTCTTAACTCAGGACGTCCTGCCAATCATGATATAAAACGAATCAGAAATTAGAACTTCCCAGTATTTATGTGTATCAAATACTAAAACAAGAAATAATCACAATAACTTTATAGCCATTGCATGACAAGATGCTTATcgaaccttttatttttgtgtacTGTTCAATAACATTGTCAGCTAATTCATCAAAGCTTGGTATGTAACCATGCAATCCTTCAGATAGGCCAAAACCAGGATGGTCCAAAGCATAAACACCATATCCAGATGCAACAATTCGTTTTGCAATACCTGAGATTTCAAACTCTCCACATATCAAACACGGAATGTTACCGGTGAATCTATGTGAGCAAATAAAAGATAGAATGGCAAACCTTCAAAGAAGAAGGTACAGGTATCACCATAACCATGGCAAAAAAACACAGCGCCTTTCATTCGAACTCCAGGTTCCGGAATCCATCTTTTGCAAAAAATTTCCAAACCTCTAGAATTCCTTTCATACCACTAAAGAATCCAATAATACAATCACCGAGATTTAATTAACAACCAATTAGCATCTAAAAACAATTCACCTTGGGTTTGATAATTTGACTAAATGAATTCATTTCAACCAATCCAGTCGAAAATAACTCCAaaaatgtcttcttcttctttttccttctctttattCCCCTTTCATCAGGACAATATGGAAATTAAATTCAACCCGGCTCATAATGTTTGGTGTTTCcaaataagaaaattgaattACAGGTCAATATTCACGTAAAGAAAAGGTACCTTTTCATGatcgaaaagaaaaaactaaatgtgtaaacaaatttcaaattgaaaagGGAGATGCTCGCTAATAGAGTAAGAAGTGCTAGCAACAAATATTAGTGGAGAGCAGCAGAGCGTACCTCGTATGTCTTCCCAGGAGGTGTCATCTATCCAccaatcaaaacccaaaacaagCAACATCGGTCACTATCCATGTAAATTCAAGAGATCAAAACAGGTACTACGATCGTGATCAgatcaacaaaacaaacaaaccttGAAAAGTGGGTGATCAAGCTCCTGTTGCACTTGAACGAAAGCTGATCGAACCCTTCTGCGAGCTGGTGCATGGTCTAAATTTTGCGAAGCAATCAAGTTCAGCTCTTCACTCACACCATCTATTGGCTTATTCAGCTTAGCGGTCACGACAGTTGACTGGTGGGTCCTTGATGACATTGGAAATGGTTTAGCATTTGGATTAATATCAGGCCGGTGAAAAGTAGGTAGGAACCTTTTTAGCGGATGGATGATCGGAGATTCAAGTTTCCGGCGAGAGAGAGGGGGGTTAGGTGGGCGGAATCTGAGAGTGAAAGAGAGATCCATTGACAGAAGAAACGAACTACGAAAAGTGAAAGAAATCTTCCacttaaaaaatagtttgttcTGGACTGctgctttttgtttctttttctttttcttttaatgggcGTGCGTTGCTACAATTTTCGCAGCTTTGCACgtggtcttttttattttgttcttccaTGTGGTCGGTTTTGACGGACAACGATAGTAATTTTGTGGTGTAATCCACAtaaaatctttgaaaattgatccTTTTGTCTTAGCTAGGTGGATCATTCGATTCGATTATACGAGGTCGGATAATtctttttagcaaaaaaaaaatatatatatatatatatatatatacacacacaagttttcaaatgtgttttttttttaatttaattataaataaaaaaacttatgcatgtatctaattaaatatatttaaaattatttgtatcaataaatacaaaacaataaagTATTAACGTGTTTATTTAACTTGCTTCATTGCAAGTcttgtaagatttttttaacgtaaaaaaattaatgtgtgAATGTTATTAACGTATTTTTTGGTATCGagtaaaaatataactttaaattaaaagattgatacttacatataataaaatatagtaaatatcatatatattaataaaaacatgtagaatttcaagttaatttttagcATAGCAAAAGAATTGAACAATATTGCAattgttataataaaatatcattttcttggtttttgtatactaatttttcaagaaaaaaagtgtaaggaaaaaaattacaaaaacataaagataaaaaccaaaaaatgatataaataggTTAAATGTAGAGTGATACATattcaaagtgtaaaaaaaaatagaaaaaagtgtaaagaaaaaaaagagctaaaaaggtattaaatttttttttttaaaaaaagatgataaataaatcaaatgtaaaatgataaaactatcaagtataaaaagaaaaaatatataagaaaaacttatttttcaaaaagaaaatgaatattaCAATTTTGTCATCGCTACAATTACAAATTTAGTAGGGTTTACAATTATGTCATTCCCACGAGAAAAACATTGTTTCCTTTTAGTTAGTGTACCAGTTATTTGACCAATACTTCACCGTGACTTTGATAATTCtctcgataaaaaaataaatatgcaagtatttcaaaagtttttttaaaaaaacaaatctaaccataaataaaaaactcgTGCATGCATTTAATTAGACACATTGAGAACTATATGtgtcaataaatacaaaaaataaagtgttaatatatttattcatcTCACCTCGTTAcaggtcaaataaaaaaatttatggcgtAAAAAAATTAACGTGGAGGTGTTATTAACGTACTTTTTgatatttagtaaaaaatataactataaatcAAAATGTCGATGCttgcatataataaaatataataaagatcatatccgttaataaaaataagtaagATTCTAAGCTAATTTTTAACACAGCAAAAGAATTGAAGAATGTTACAATTGCTACAGTTAAACACTATTTTCTTAGTCTTTGTATAGTAGTTGTTCCAGAACAAaaagatataaagaaaaaaaataaaaaaacaaattgtaaaagaataaagattagaacaaaataaatggtataaatcaataaaatgtaGAGTGATAAATGttcaaagtgtaaaaaataaaaaataaaaaaattattttaaaaaaatgtaaagaaaaaactgaaaaaccattacaaaaaaataaagttaagaaaaaatagtgaTTATTAGGTCaagtgtaaaaataataaaaaattcaagtataaagagaaaaaaatatttattttataaaaaaattataattataattttatcactgatacagtaaaaaaaaattggcaaaaTTTATAACTATaccatttatataaaaaaacataacttacctttagtatatttataacaatcatataattgatttaataGCTAAAGGAAATAGTGATGatggatattaaaaaaaaaatgtcatttttcctttacttgtttttttattgtagaaatatttatattctcAAATCCATATATATCCAAGAaaggttttatatcaaattagaaaaaatagtaaaaagacCTGATAAGTTAGATAAATGCACAAATAACAAGTAGAACGTATATAGTAATATATTCATGTACAAATGGAACTCATATATTAATCGACGTGTCAGGTTAATGACAAGTGGGTTGATAGGTTGAgactaaactatttttttctagaaattaatcatttaaatattgattGGGACTAATATGATCTTtaatgtcttttaaaaaatatactgtgTGATAAATGGTtaagataaataattattttttcccttatataaaaccttaactattaattttgaatttatctaTGTAATGCGttcatattctaaaaataaaaagtttgtgtcattaaaaaaaactcttaaatggCTAGCCCACCCATAAAATAACTGTACCAAAGCaaccattattttaaaacttgatataATTTGACGGGTTGATTCGTGACCCGataattcatgatttaaattagatcaagtttcaaaaaaaataaaaataaaattgattctcAGTGTAAcccaatcaaaagtttaagtcAGCTTATGACTTGATTAATCAAAGAAAAGCCCAGttaaaatcatagtttttaaacccagtCCGGTCAAAGATCCGAGTTCCGGGTTTTAACAGGGTCACCGGGTCATTCatgtcaattaatttttttaaaaaaaatcaaaatgacgtcgttttagtaaaaaaacaaaagtcaacaggTTGCAACCAGATTTTTGATCTGGTATTGACTGGTCAACCGGGTCGCCGGGTCACACCGGGTTTTTCCTtcccctattttttcttcaacccggctTGATCCCAACCCCGGATCAACCTGTCAGGCCGGACCGAGTTTTAAAACCATGGTTAAAATCCGATTAAaacttgtttattatttttattttattttattttaatttttttataaaataaaaaaaagtaaacataaattaacttaaatcaaGTGACTTGATCCGTCATCCTAGATTTATCCCGGATCATCTAAAACCCGTGAAAGGAACCGAGACAAAATTCAGTTCCTTCACTGTTTGacctatttttcattttatttttatttctgtctttcagttttttttaacaatgcgGAGGGTACTGCTGCCATAAATCTTTCTCCGCAAAGCTGCTTTGCAGGGAAAAGAACTTTTAACCTTTCACTGTCTGGGGCTTTTCTCTCATTCTCAACCACAAATATCGAATGATTACAGGGGaaatccatgataaaaaaaaaaacataaagaaaatatcTGACTGTGCCTAGGAATTTCTCCGAAGTAAAATCTGACACGTGGCAAACTACTTATCTGAACACCTGCTTGGCTTCCAAGCCAACTTAATTACAGTGGTAGTACTGGTTAAGATTTCGGCAGTTTCAGCAAAGCATTATCAGCTTCAATACAATCACCGATTGCTATGCTGGCGGCTAAGGTTTCGACGACctaattattaacaaaacattaaaagaattaaCTAAATCACTGTAGGCATATAATCATACAGTCATGGGAGGAAACCTCAATTTAATCTCTAACCATACACACCCATTTCGAGTCCAAAAGCAAACTTACTTTTCAATGATTTGTAATGTATTACACACTTCTCAATTGGCTCCATCCATCAATAttagttatttaatattttttgcaataaaataaaataaatatacaagtttttcaaatatgtctttttttttaaatcttataatCAGAAAGCCTatagatatatttaattaaatacatcgaGAATTATTTATgctaataaatacaaaaaataaa
This window contains:
- the LOC133697544 gene encoding caffeoylshikimate esterase codes for the protein MDLSFTLRFRPPNPPLSRRKLESPIIHPLKRFLPTFHRPDINPNAKPFPMSSRTHQSTVVTAKLNKPIDGVSEELNLIASQNLDHAPARRRVRSAFVQVQQELDHPLFKMTPPGKTYEWYERNSRGLEIFCKRWIPEPGVRMKGAVFFCHGYGDTCTFFFEGIAKRIVASGYGVYALDHPGFGLSEGLHGYIPSFDELADNVIEQYTKIKGRPELRGLPCFLLGQSMGGAVALKVHLKEPRAWDGIILVAPMCRIAEDVQPPAPVLKALILLSKVMPKAKLLPQKDLAALCFRDLKKRKMADYNVICYNDQMRLKTAVELLNATKDIEKQVEKVSSPLLILHGAADKVTDPLVSQFLYQKASSKDKTLKLYEGAYHSILEGEPDTKIFAVFDDIIAWLDSRCSAT